Below is a genomic region from Acetomicrobium sp. S15 = DSM 107314.
ACGTCTACACCCACGGGGAGATGTTACCCTGCCTCGCCTATCCCGGTCTCAAAAAATACCCTCACCTGGTAGGCAATTACGGAAGCGCATGGCAGAATCAGAGGGAAGAGTTCGATACCTTCCCAGGCGCCATACTCATGACCACAAATTGCATCCAGAAGCCAAAGGATAGTTATAAAGACCGCATCTTTACGACGGGCCTCGTAGCTTGGCCAGGCGTGCACCATATAGGGCCGGATAAGGACTTTTCTCCCGTGATCGAGGCGGCGTTGAAGGCAGAGGGTTTTGCCGAAGATGCGCCTGAACATTACATCACTATAGGTTTTGCCAGAAACGCGGTGCTATCCGCCGCGGACAAGGTGATAGAGTTGGTGAAATCAGGCAAAATCCGCCATTTCTTCCTCATAGGAGGATGCGACGGCGCAAAACCGGGGCGGAATTACTACACGGAGTTCGCCCAGGCGGTGCCAAAAGACTGCGTCATACTAACCCTTGCCTGCGGCAAATATCGCTTCAACAAGCTGCCTTTCGGCGATATCGAGGGAATTCCCAGGCTCTTGGACGCCGGACAGTGTAACGACGCCTATTCTGCCGTGAAAATTGCCCAGGCCCTGGCTGAGGCCTTCGACACGAATATAAATGGTCTGCCGCTTTCCCTCGTGCTCTCCTGGTATGAACAGAAGGCCGTTTGCATCCTACTTTCTCTCATCTATCTGGGGGTGAAAAATATGCGCCTTGGGCCAAGCCTTCCTGCCTTCGTAAAGCCTGCGGTGTTGGATTATCTGAGCAAGGAGTTGGGCTTGAAGCCTATAACCACTCCCAAAGAGGACCTTGCAGCCATATTGGGAGCATAGAATTTAATAGGGCGAGTCTCTCTTTTGGCTCGTCCTATTAGCGGTGATTATAGCCGAACAAAAGGGGTGTTCATCGTGGAAGATGACATCAAGGGGAAGGTTTTTAAGCTCAAAGACCTGGTCGGATTCCAAGAGGAGTCTATCGTGAGCAGAACCATTGTAGATAGGCCTGAAGGGACAATTACGCTGTTCGCTTTCGACGAAGGACAGGCCTTGAGCGAGCACAGTGCTCCCTATGATGCGCTTGTGACGGTCGTAGAAGGAAGGCTCGAGGTCAAGCTCGGCGGCAAGCCCAACGAAATGCACGCCGGCGAGTCCATAATCATGCCGGCCGGCGTGCCCCATGCCCTGCGGGCGTTATCGCAGGCTAAGATGCTCCTTGTGATGGTTCGTGGAAGTTAGCGATACTCCTTGCCTTGCGCCGCGGGGGGTTGTGATATCATTTTAGTTGTCATGTCGTTTGGGCATGGTCGATGACTGACTTTGGGGTGATAAGATGGCAGACGTGAGCGTTTGGTCCCGCATCGTGAGGGAATACGACATCCGCGGCATAGTAGGAGAGGATCTTACCCCTCACGTGGCTTATTGTCTGGGCCTTGGATACGCAGCTTACATAGAAGGGCAGGGCTTCGGCAGGGAGCGCGTTGCCGTAGGACATGACGGGCGCATCTCTTCGCCGTCGCTGGCGTTGGCTTTATCGTGTGGCTTGGCCGACGGCGGGCTGTCGCCTCTTCTATTGGGGATGGTTCCGACCCCAATCGTCTATTACGCCACCCACGTTTTAGACGTGATCGGAGGCATTGCTGTTACGGGAAGCCACAACCCACCCGAGTACAACGGCTTTAAAGTCTGTGTCAGGACGCAAACGCTTTGGGGTGAAAGCTTGAAAGAGATAGGCCAAATGGCTGCATCAGCTATGACAAAACCTTCCATCTCGGGTAGTGAGGCGCTTAAAGATAGGGGTTTTGAGCGCGTGGACGTTATGGGTCGCTACATACAAGACGTCCTATCGCGCGTCGACGCAAAAAGCATCCGTCTTGCCAGCCCAAAAGTCATCATCGACGGCGGCAACGGCGTCGCGGGTCCAGTCGCGAAGAAGGTCCTCGACGGATTGGGTTGTGATGTGAAGGGGCTTTATATAGAGCCTGACGGAAATTTCCCGAACCATCACCCGGATCCGACTATAGAGGAAACGCTGAAGGACCTCAAGAGGGAGGTCGCCGGCTCTGGCGCCGACTTCGGGATCGCCTTCGACGGCGACGGAGACAGGATAGGCGCTGTCGACGAGTCGGGAAACGTCGTATGGGGAGATAAGCTCCTCGTAGTTTATGCTCGCCAGATCCTAAAAGAACATCCAGGTGCGACGATCATAGGCGACGTCAAGTGTTCATCTGTGAGTTTTAAGGCTATAGAGGCTGCCGGAGGCGAGGCGGTCATGTGGAAGGCCGGGCATTCGCTCGTCAAGGCCAAGCTGAGAGAGACGGGAGCTCTAATGGCCGCCGAGATGAGCGGTCATGTATTTTTCGCGGACCGCTATTGGGGTTTTGACGACGCCACATACGCAGCCGCACGGTTGGTGGAGGTTTATTCCAAGGCTAAGCTTGACAGTCCGAAGACGAAGTTTTCAGATCTCTTGGCAGATTTGCCTCGCACTTTCGCTACGCCGGAGGTCCGAATTCCATGGCCCGACGAGGAAAAATTTTCCGTAGTGGAGTGCCTTGCTCAGAAGATAAAGGCGTGGCCCGACGTGAATGAGGTCATCACCATAGACGGCGTGCGGGCTCATCTGAAAGATGGCTGGGTTTTGGTGCGCGCCTCAAACACACAGCCCGCATTGGTCTTGAGGTGCGAGTCTTGTGTCTCCCAGGCGCACCTGGAAGAGTTGAGGAAAAGGCTTGAAGCGCTCTTGGCAGAATTGCAGCCGGCGTGAATCTGGCGCTTTTTAGGGCGAGGGAACGAACTTTAAGGTCAAAAACACGATCTCGGGCACGGAGCCGAGGCGCGTTGGAGGTCCCCAAGTGCCGAATCCGCACGATATGTAATATATAGTATTACCTTTTTGCAATAGCCCCCACGATTTCTCGAAGATGAGTGATGTAATGAAATTAAAAGGGAAGAGCTGACCGTTGTGGGTGTGCCCAGATATCTGCATGGTTACGCCAGCCTCTTCGGCTTCGCTCAGTTTGAGTGGTGTGTGGTCGAGGATAAACGTAGGAAGCGGCGGAACTTCGCGCAGAAGTTCTTTTAGGGGAAGACGGCTATCGCCGAAGGAGCTACCGCGTATGTCGTTTCGGCCGACGAGCAGAATGGCATCGCCAACAACCACCGCCTCGTCGCGCAGTAACCTAACGCCCCCTCGTCTCAGATAATCGGCTACCTCCTCAACGCCGGCGTAATATTCGTGGTTGCCGGTCACGGCATAGACCCCGTAGGGAGCCTCGAGGCGGGAGAATTCTTCGGCCAGTTTCTCCTCTTCGGCTTGATAGACGCTCTCATCTACTATGTCTCCTGCCAGCCAAACCGTGTGCGGTTTTAAGGAATTTACCGTGTCGACCAGCTCTTTTATACGAGAGTTGCGCATGAAGCAACCCACATGTATGTCAGAGATCGCCGCTATGTGCATATCCTCTCTAACAGTGCTGCCTTGGCCTGGCATAGAGAGTTCGATTTTCGTAATCTGGATCCTTCTGGCGTTTAGACCCGCTGCCACTACGAGCGCGATGATCGCTATGCTGCCGATGGCCCAGATCCCTCCCCTTGAAGCCGTCGACAGCGGAGGCATGGCGGCAAAGAGATAGCTCAAAAGCCTGTAGATATCGACAGCCAAACAGAGGAGTATGGCGTAGACCATGAAAGCCAGATAGTAAGAGCCGACCCATATCATGCCCCACGTAAGGGTGTTTTTGACGATATAAGCTTCCAATAACCTGCCGGCCGGGTAGGAAATCGCCGCAAGGGCCCAGAACAGCAACAACAAGAAGGTTCCCGGTGAATTTGCTGCTGCCTTCAGATGGGAGAAGATATAGTAATTTGCCGCAGCGTAAGAAGAAAATGCCGCGAAGAGCAGCGTCACGATGAGCCTCGTCTCCACAAAACCCCTCCCTTTAAAGAGGCCACAAAGACTATTGAATATATACCTGGGCCCCTTTAGATTTACGGCTCATACTAAGTTGGGAATTTATTTCGCCTCTGTTAGGGCAAATTTCTGGGCAGTTTGGCGAACGTGCTGCAGACGACGGTCTGTGGGCGGGTGCGAGTTAAAGCCATTGGGAGAAGTGGTATAGCCGGCCTCCTTCATCTTTTCCAGAGCGCGTACCAATCCCCATGGGTCATAACCGGCTTTAGTGGCGAGCTCGATGCCGTAGTCGTCTGCCTCCACCTCTTGCTCCCTGCTGAAGCCCGCTTCCGCGAGGGCCAAACCGAGTTCCACCGGGTCTATGCCGGAACTCCCCTTGTAGCCTATAGCCTTGAAGATGAGGCTGTAGAACACTCCTCGCCCCACGGTCGAGCCGTAGTGGTTGAGTTTTATGTGGCCTAATTCATGGGCCAAAACGCCGGCGAGCTCATCCTCGCTATCGAGAAGATCCAACATCCCAGTAGTCACGGATACCGAATACGACCCCACAGAGAAGGAGACCCAGGCATTGGGCTCCTTCTGTTTCACGATTCTGATTGGCCCAGGCTTTTCTAAGTTGGCGGCCTTTGTGAGGCGCTGCCACACCTCTGGCACGGCGGAGGCAGGAAGCGCCGCGCAAGCTTCGATCGGCAACAGGAGCAGGAGGAATATCGCCACGACAAGCGACGTTCTCTTGGCTCTCATCTTTGTCACCTCCTGCAAAAACCTGCGTCGAGATCTGGCAGATGCCATACCTCTCCTGATAAATAGGATAATGAATCTGCTGAAAATTTCAAGATAGCTGGAAAAAATTCAGCATTATTACGGGTTTACCATTTCCCCTGTCACTTTAACCCTCATGTTCGGCGTAAGCGTGCCGCAGACTCACATAAAAATACGGTTAGGGAACCTCTGCAGGGGTTCGCGGGTTGCCATAATGACGTATGGCTTCGGTGGCTCGAAAGTAGCGCGAGCATTGCGCTGGTATAGGTGATAAGTCTATAGAAAATGCCAACAAGCTACTTTGCGCCCAAAGGAGGCATTCTCAAAGGGTGGCGAGACATCACATTTGTCAAAGCTTTCGGGGCAGAAAGGCAAAAAAGGACAACTTCCTTCTTTTTTGGGCGCGCCTCGTCGCCGCGCGGCTGCCTCTAACGGTTTGCCGAGGCGTGGCAGGGCGGAGGCGAGCGCTTTCGTGTAAGGGTGTATCGGATTTTCTATGATGGCATTACTGGGTCCTTCCTCGCATGGATTCCCTTGGAAGAGGACCAAGCCCCTCTCGGTTATTGCCTTAGCTAAGAGGAGATCGTGAGTTACGAACAAGAGGGCCATCCCTTTTTTTATTCTTCTCTTTAACACCTCGAGAACATCCCACCTCGTAGAAGCATCCTGCATAGAAGTGGGCTCGTCCGCCAGGAGCAGTTCGGGCTCGAGCACAAGGGCCCTGGCGATGGCCACCCTCTGACGCTGTCCCCCCGAAAGGCCATCGCGGAGGGAACTTTTGAACATATCGCGGTCAATGTTAAGTTCCTCGAGAAGCGAAGTCGCTTTTTCTTTCGCTTCTTTCGTTGAACCGTGGACAAGCTGCCACACTTCAGCCACTGCATCTTCTACGCTCAAAGTGGGTGGCAGAGAGCCGTATGGATCCTGAGCCACATAACCGCAACGACGGCGCGCGCTCCTTCGCTTTGCCGCTTCGACTGAATGGAGGTCAGTGTCAAATAGCAGGGCCTCACCTTCGCTGGGTGCTACCAATCCGAGAAGCGCCCTCAGCAGCGTAGTTTTGCCGCTTCCTGATTCGCCTATTATGGCAAGGCTTCCACCTAAGGGCAGAACGAAATCGATGCCGTGCAGCGCCCACGTTGCCTCTTTCCCTTTGCCGAAGAACACGCGGAGGTTTTTTACGCAAGCGGCGTTCATGGTCCGACCTCCAACTTTTTTAGCGCAGCTATCAGCACTTTTGT
It encodes:
- a CDS encoding cupin domain-containing protein — protein: MEDDIKGKVFKLKDLVGFQEESIVSRTIVDRPEGTITLFAFDEGQALSEHSAPYDALVTVVEGRLEVKLGGKPNEMHAGESIIMPAGVPHALRALSQAKMLLVMVRGS
- a CDS encoding metallophosphoesterase, whose protein sequence is METRLIVTLLFAAFSSYAAANYYIFSHLKAAANSPGTFLLLLFWALAAISYPAGRLLEAYIVKNTLTWGMIWVGSYYLAFMVYAILLCLAVDIYRLLSYLFAAMPPLSTASRGGIWAIGSIAIIALVVAAGLNARRIQITKIELSMPGQGSTVREDMHIAAISDIHVGCFMRNSRIKELVDTVNSLKPHTVWLAGDIVDESVYQAEEEKLAEEFSRLEAPYGVYAVTGNHEYYAGVEEVADYLRRGGVRLLRDEAVVVGDAILLVGRNDIRGSSFGDSRLPLKELLREVPPLPTFILDHTPLKLSEAEEAGVTMQISGHTHNGQLFPFNFITSLIFEKSWGLLQKGNTIYYISCGFGTWGPPTRLGSVPEIVFLTLKFVPSP
- a CDS encoding phosphomannomutase/phosphoglucomutase — its product is MADVSVWSRIVREYDIRGIVGEDLTPHVAYCLGLGYAAYIEGQGFGRERVAVGHDGRISSPSLALALSCGLADGGLSPLLLGMVPTPIVYYATHVLDVIGGIAVTGSHNPPEYNGFKVCVRTQTLWGESLKEIGQMAASAMTKPSISGSEALKDRGFERVDVMGRYIQDVLSRVDAKSIRLASPKVIIDGGNGVAGPVAKKVLDGLGCDVKGLYIEPDGNFPNHHPDPTIEETLKDLKREVAGSGADFGIAFDGDGDRIGAVDESGNVVWGDKLLVVYARQILKEHPGATIIGDVKCSSVSFKAIEAAGGEAVMWKAGHSLVKAKLRETGALMAAEMSGHVFFADRYWGFDDATYAAARLVEVYSKAKLDSPKTKFSDLLADLPRTFATPEVRIPWPDEEKFSVVECLAQKIKAWPDVNEVITIDGVRAHLKDGWVLVRASNTQPALVLRCESCVSQAHLEELRKRLEALLAELQPA
- a CDS encoding M48 family metallopeptidase gives rise to the protein MRAKRTSLVVAIFLLLLLPIEACAALPASAVPEVWQRLTKAANLEKPGPIRIVKQKEPNAWVSFSVGSYSVSVTTGMLDLLDSEDELAGVLAHELGHIKLNHYGSTVGRGVFYSLIFKAIGYKGSSGIDPVELGLALAEAGFSREQEVEADDYGIELATKAGYDPWGLVRALEKMKEAGYTTSPNGFNSHPPTDRRLQHVRQTAQKFALTEAK
- the hcp gene encoding hydroxylamine reductase, with product MFCYQCEQTAKGTGCTTFGVCGKSPEVSDLQDLLIHITKGISMYAHRARVLGAKDPEVDSFVLEALFTTVTNVNFDEERMEWMIRRAESMRKKARNVYEEACKKAGKTPEALTGPATFELGSNRDELIRQGEGLTPEARAEKWGELIGGLHDLVLFGLKGSAAYADHAQVLGKKDEEIYAGFHAFLDFLSRENFTEDELLSKALEVGKFNIKVMELLDAANTGSYGHPEPTRVRTTPVAGKAIVVSGHDLRDLDLLLKQTEGKGINVYTHGEMLPCLAYPGLKKYPHLVGNYGSAWQNQREEFDTFPGAILMTTNCIQKPKDSYKDRIFTTGLVAWPGVHHIGPDKDFSPVIEAALKAEGFAEDAPEHYITIGFARNAVLSAADKVIELVKSGKIRHFFLIGGCDGAKPGRNYYTEFAQAVPKDCVILTLACGKYRFNKLPFGDIEGIPRLLDAGQCNDAYSAVKIAQALAEAFDTNINGLPLSLVLSWYEQKAVCILLSLIYLGVKNMRLGPSLPAFVKPAVLDYLSKELGLKPITTPKEDLAAILGA
- a CDS encoding oligopeptide/dipeptide ABC transporter ATP-binding protein, whose product is MNAACVKNLRVFFGKGKEATWALHGIDFVLPLGGSLAIIGESGSGKTTLLRALLGLVAPSEGEALLFDTDLHSVEAAKRRSARRRCGYVAQDPYGSLPPTLSVEDAVAEVWQLVHGSTKEAKEKATSLLEELNIDRDMFKSSLRDGLSGGQRQRVAIARALVLEPELLLADEPTSMQDASTRWDVLEVLKRRIKKGMALLFVTHDLLLAKAITERGLVLFQGNPCEEGPSNAIIENPIHPYTKALASALPRLGKPLEAAARRRGAPKKEGSCPFLPFCPESFDKCDVSPPFENASFGRKVACWHFL